A single region of the Gossypium arboreum isolate Shixiya-1 chromosome 12, ASM2569848v2, whole genome shotgun sequence genome encodes:
- the LOC108478713 gene encoding transcription factor MYB20-like, which produces MGRQPCCEKVGLKKGPWTAEEDKKLISFILTNGQCCWRAVPKLAGLLRCGKSCRLRWTNYLRPDLKRGLLSEYEEQMVIDLHAQLGNRWSKIASHLPGRTDNEIKNHWNTHIKKKLRKMGIDPLTHKPLSTAEEQPKEQKKQVPKVDKSIQPETSSQSTITKAKEEDTRMTSSSFDPMDMTTNNENIDGFCTDEVPLIEPHEILIPGPAAPSTSSSSSSSSSSSSSTTHSPNFLQQFHYFPADFEWPSDNNTNKTDSNNLSLWDTDDFSGWDLLINDDDNHTKLALDSLSSPLFQCLRMGFDQDSQTYPLL; this is translated from the exons ATGGGAAGACAACCATGTTGTGAGAAAGTTGGGTTGAAGAAAGGGCCATGGACTGCTGAGGAAGATAAGAAGCTAATCAGCTTCATCCTCACCAATGGCCAATGCTGTTGGAGAGCTGTTCCTAAGCTTGCAG GATTGTTAAGGTGTGGAAAGAGTTGCAGGTTGAGATGGACAAATTATTTAAGACCAGACCTGAAAAGAGGACTTTTATCTGAATATGAAGAGCAAATGGTGATTGATCTTCATGCTCAACTTGGAAATAG ATGGTCTAAGATTGCCTCTCATCTCCCTGGAAGAACTGATAATGAGATCAAGAACCATTGGAACACTCACATCAAGAAAAAGCTGAGGAAAATGGGCATTGATCCTCTCACCCACAAGCCACTATCAACTGCTGAAGAGCAGCCAAAAGAGCAAAAGAAGCAAGTTCCAAAAGTTGACAAATCCATACAGCCTGAAACATCCTCACAGTCCACTATAACTAAAGCAAAAGAGGAAGATACGAGAATGACAAGCTCATCATTTGACCCAATGGATATGACGACGAACAATGAAAACATTGATGGTTTTTGTACCGATGAAGTTCCATTGATTGAACCCCATGAAATCTTGATCCCTGGCCCTGCTGCACcctcaacatcttcttcttcttcttcttcttcatcatcatcttcttctacTACTCATTCTCCCAACTTCCTACAACAATTTCACTACTTCCCTGCAGATTTTGAATGGCCTTCAGATAACAACACCAACAAGACCGATAGCAACAATTTGAGCTTGTGGGATACTGATGATTTCAGCGGTTGGGATTTGCTGATCAATGATGATGATAATCATACAAAGCTAGCTCTTGATTCATTATCATCTCCTCTATTTCAGTGCCTAAGAATGGGCTTTGATCAAGATTCTCAGACATATCCACTTTTATGA